The genomic stretch gggggggggggggggttccgggggttggaaccccccattttttttggacgatcaatgcatttgaatggggacatgtaattggaacccccctttgtcctgggttaggaacccccctttttaaaatggctggatccgcccctggactATACATgtatctggtatctttcgtccctcctttttAACACTAAGACGAGATTCTGCGACATAATAAATTACACTATTTAATTGCTAGTTAATTCCATAGGAGGAATATGAAAAGGTCACAAGACTGCATCATAAAATGCAGGAAATTGtgtattaaagtttaaaaaaaatttccaCACAGCAAAGCTGTGGAAAAAAGTAAAGCATTCACAtcaacagatgaaaatgaatatacaatctgaaaaaaatcattctgtCAGCAGACAAATTTGATTTTTGAACCTCTTTTGATGTGTTAGATATACATGTTTAAGTTGCATGATTTTGATATACAAGATATATAGGGCAGTTATTTATACTTACACGTACAtgtcagtggcgtagctaggtcatttttacgtgtacgcccgaacttCGGCGAGGAGTCTAAGGACCTGCCGGTAGTCGGTCCAAGTGAGGGGACAAAGCCCACGAAAGCAATATTgtatcgagaatgagataccatTCCTGTCACTAAATAATCATCAATATTATTATACTGTGCTCAGaatctaaatgattttttttacgtaTAATCTATTCATCGTGTTAATTTAGAATCTAAcggtcattggttttagagaaatcGTCCAAACCAATTACTTTCAAATATAAGTAAAAGGGGCTGTTGAGCCAAGCATTCTATCAACAACCAAAAAATCGTTAATGAActtgaaataattaattttcagAACTTTTCTGGTGCAATATTAACTATGATTCGCATTCTAAGAGTTCTGTAGAAAAAGTGAAAAATACAATGAAGGACAGAGATTACGACTAAAAAAAAtacaggacaacatttttcatcctagcacccccccccccctcccttttcCCCCTAAAAATCAACTGTAGCTCCCTTAACAAAATCCGAGACGTTTGTTAATTGCGTAAAGATAAGTCTGTCAGTTTGGTACTGAAAAATGTacgattatttttcaaaattttggctTTAAATATTAATCATAAAATCATAATAAAGCTTCTTCCAAAATTGACACAGTAATTGATGTATAATAAACATTAACCCCAAAATGTAACTACTTTTTACCTGCAAAAAAATTCTTTTCTCaataaaatacgggaaaattaaacattaattctATTATTAAGCTCTGGAtaatcttttgatcataaacagtttctgtgCAACTTCCGTAAAGTTTCACAAAAATTTTACaaagttatttatatttaaaaaactttaaccacatacTGAAACTAAACTGACGCCGCCGGCGAAAATTTAGTGTCGCCAATTTCCCTTTTCGTGACATAAATCAAAGGCTGGACAAAAGTTCAAACCACATAAATTATCGAATCTCATCGGGGATGCGTTCAATTTTGTAGcagtaacatacatgtataagggCTACATACATTTTTGACTACTGAACGTGTAGCTAACCTTGCTGCTGTCAAGATTTAAAAATCCACGTATCTCTACGCAGATTtatgtagctgctacgatattgaacgcaacccatATAATGCATTTCtttgaacaaaagaaaagtaCTCCGAACTCACAGTAATTTCATACTTTTAGTATTACAGAATttgaagaaatatatatatgatacgatatcatttggataaaaaatgtatatttggtCCCTTTTGTTCGCATACAGTATTACAAGCATTTGAAGAAAGAAATGTACGCGCGCGGCTGATGTGCATTTAACAAGTTCTTTTGATTTtattcagatttgtttttttttaatcaaaattcaagtgtacgccctgGCGTTTTGGCGTAAATGTAGCTACGCGCCTGCATGTAAATAACCTTTAACCTTTCCCATTTCGATTTGTGTAATTTTGTAATACCAGtaatttctttgatattttacaGATGAGAATGGTATTTCTTAAAAGGTCTTCACAGTCAATTGATCATATTCTAAATGTGCAAAGAATTAAATGGACACAAGTTGGCTGCAGAAATATGTCAGCTGTTTTACCTTGCATTGCTTACCAACAGAAAGGCTTTTCATTCATCCAAAAAAATTACCAGCTAAATAGATGCAAATATTGTTATGTCAATAAGTTTAGATATCTTTCAGTTTTTAATGAACCAAGGCATTTAGATGGTCATAATAATCCTAAATTCAGCAAAAGTCTGCTGAATAGGAATATTTTTCCAGGTTTAGCAATTTCTAATACACGAAGCTTTTCTCAAGCAAGTTGGGCTTATTACACATCAACTGAATTTGCCCCAGTTCGTGTAGCTTCTGACTATATAATATCAGTTCATCACTATACTGGCCTGCCCTGGTGGGCAACCATTATACTAAGTACAATTCTTTTGCGAACATGTTTAACGCTGCCCCTGTTTATAGTATCACAGAGAAACATGGCTCGATATGCTGCTGTCAACCAAGAAATGGGAGAAGTAGCCAAGACCTTGAGAGGAGAAGTATTTCATTATAGCAGGAAGCATAACTTGACACAGAATGAATCCAAGATGTTATTGGCTAGAAatgtaaatttaatttaaatgtttcttGTGTTGACATTACAACTGAGTTATAAAAGAGCAACACAATCTTTTAGATTTTAAGGTACATTGTTAATACATTGCAAAAATgtagttatatatataatatgcattttaaaaaatgaaatgaaaattgtaGGTCATGGAGCATTTTTCCAAGCTTCAGGTTGTGCCAGATACAatatttttgtgtaaattttttaaaatagaatatgCATGATATGAGATGATAGCTTTTATAATGCATTATATAATGTGCTTTTTGAACATAAAAGAAAAATGAGGTCTTTATAagaaacttgttttcttgctaaaaaaaaggcaaaatttgCATAATGATAGTGTATTGAAGTTTTCTGATACTACGAggaaaaatttaaccaaactttgccacaatcatcatggagtatttatttataaaaaagtgtTAAATAACCCCCACTCCTTCAACCAACATGGCTTTTAATAGAACCTGCTATCTTGAAATACActataaatagagaaaatctgatgTAGGCAAAACTGCTAAAAATGACATTATGTTCTACCTAATGTCCATTTGGCATTAAAACTGTCAAAAGAGTTTTTATAGTAGTTCTTGcctgaaatgacaaattttaccaatttttaaattttcgtcgtatattgctatcacgttggcgtcgtcgtcgtcgtctgcgtcgtcgtcgtcgtccgaatacttttagttttcacactctaactttagtaaaagtgaatggaaatctatgaaattttaacacaaggtttatgaccacaaaaggaaggttggtattgattttgggagttttggtcccaacattttaggaattaggggccaaaaagggcccaaataagcattttctttgttttcgcactataacttaagtttaagttaatagaaatctatgaaattttgacacaaggtttatgaccacaaaagaacggttgggattgattttgggagttttggtttcaacagtttaggaattaggggccaaaaaaaggcccaaataagcattattcttggttttcgcacaataacttaagtttaagtaaatagaaatcaatgaaatttaaacacaatgttaatgactacaaaaggaaggttggtattgattttgggagtttaggtcccaacagtttaggaattaggggccaaaaagggacccaaataagcatttttcttggttttcgcaccataacgttagtataagtaaatagaaatctatgaaatttaaacacaaggtttatgaccataaaaggaaggttggtattgattttgggagttttggtcccaacagaataaggggctcaaagggtccaaaattaaactttgtttgatttcatcaaaattgaataattagggttctttgatatgccgaatctaactgtcatgactgtgtatgtagattcttaacttttggtcccgttttcaaattggtctacattaaggtccaaagggtccaaaattaaacttagtttgattttgacaaaaaatgaatcagttaggttctttgatatgctgaatctaaaaatgtacttagattcttgattattggcccagttttcaagttggtccaaatcggggtacaaaattaaactttgtttgatttcatcaaaaattgaataaatggggttctttgatataccaaatctaactggttatgtagattcttcatttttagtcctgttttcaaattggtctacactaaagtccaaagggtccaaaattaaacttagtctgattttaacaaaaattgaaatcttggggttctttgatatgctgaatccaaaaatgtacttagattttttattatgggcccagttttcaagttggtccaaatcaggatctaaaattattatattaagtattgtgcaatagcaagtcttttcaattgcacagtattgcacaatggcaagaaatatctaattgcacaatattgtgaaatagcaaattttgttttaattagagttatctttctttgtccagaatagtaagcaagaaatatctaattgcaaaatattgtgcaatagcaagatttttttttaataattggagttatctttctttgtccagaatcaacttaaatatttgttatatacaatatacaatgtatattcactttttactaccaactgataaattaaaacaatcgttaccattcagtgataacaagcagtttttttacatcttaatattttatgatgtatttaaatgagtagttattgttgcaaactccattagaaattttaattgagattagttttggaataagggaaagggggatgtgattaaaaaaattgggttcaatttttctcatttgaaatttcataaataaaaaaataaaatttcttcaaatttttttttgagaggattaatattcaacagcatagtgaattgctctaagagaaaacaaaaaatttaatttcattagaacacattcattctgtgtcagaaacctatgctgtgtcaactatttaatcacaatccaaatttagagctgaatccagcttgaatgttgtgtccatacttgccccaaccgttcagggttcaacctctgcggtcgtataaagctacgccctgcggagcatctggttttaatttttaccttttatctgGAAAAACTaatatagatagatagaaactttaaaatCCTCCAATGACTGGAGGGTTTGACCTTTAATAAAGATGTTTATACAAATTTTGGCATTGTTTTGCCTTATACCTTAGTGTTTTTGCCTACAGTtatcttgaaatttataaaagaaagacAAATTAAGCAAAAATTATAGAGCAAGACtagaattgtaaaaaaataattaaaaactataaaaaacgATCAATTTGGTAACATATCAGGgatgttatttttaaattatataattaatactTCATAGGTGAGAAAACAGCTGAAAAAGAAGATAGAAGAACATAACTGTCATCCAGCCAGAGGAACTCTTGTTGTAGCAGTGCAGTTTCCTGCCTGGATTTTTATGTCATATGGAATCAGAAACCTATGTGGTTTTACCATTAGTAGGAGAGGTGAGTCTTCATGACATGTGCCTttccccctttttagctcacctggaccaaaattcatccgtccgtctgtcagtttCAGTCAGGCAAATCGgttttccacactttttatgccccacctaggatagtagaagggcattatgttttctggtctgttagtctgtccgtccgttcgtcccgcttcaggttaaagtttttggtcaaggtagtttttgatgaagctgaagtccaatcaatttgaaacttagtacacttgttgcttatgatatgatctttctaattttaaagccaaattagatttttgaccccaatttcacggtccactgaacatagaaaatgaaaatgggagtttcaggtacaagtttttggtcaaggtagtttttatacgaccgcaaaatttgaaaaaattttcgtcgtatattgctatcacgttggcgtcgtcgtctgagtcgtcgtcgtcgttgtcgtcgttgtcgtctgagtcgtcgtcgtcgtcgtcgtcgtccgaatacttttagttttcgcactctaactttagtaaaagtgaatggaaatttatgaaattttaacacaaggtttatgaacacaaaaggaaggttggtattgattttgggagttttggtcccaacagtttaggaattaggggccaaaaagggcccaaataagcattttcttggttttcgcactataactttagtttaagttaatagaaatatatgaaattttgacacaaggtttatgaccacaaaagaacggttgggattgattttgggagttttggtttcaatagtttaggaattaggggccaaaaaagggcccaaataagcattattcttggttttcgcacagtaactttagtttaagtaaatagaaatcaatgaaatttaaacacaatgttaatgactacaaaaggaaggttggtattgattttgggagtttaggtcccaacagtttaggaattaggggccaaaaagggacccaaataagcatttttcttggttttcgcaccataacgttagtataagtaaatagaaatctatgaaatttaaacacaaggtttatgaccataaaaggaaggttggtattgattttgggagttttggtcccaacagaataaggggcccaaagggtccaaaattaaactttgtttgatttcatcaaaattgaataattggggttctttgatatgccgaatctaactgtcatgactgtgtatgtagattcttaacttttggtcccgttttcaaattggtctacattaaggtccaaagggtccaaaattaaacttagtttgattttgacaaaaaatgaatcagttaggttctttgatatgctgaatctaaaaatatacttagattcttgattattggcccagttttcaagttggttcaaatcggggtccaaaattaaactttgtttgatttcatcaaaaattgaataaatggggttctttgatataccaaatctaactggttatgtagattcttcatttttagtcctgttttcaaattggtctacactaaagtccaaagggtgtAACGATATCGCCTCGTTTTAATTATAAGTTTTGGGTTGGGACTAGCTCAAGCAATAAAAACACGTCTTACGTTGACGacattttataataaaagagaGAGTAAAACAAAAAGGCGTTTCCGGACATCACTTGTACAGTTCCGTAAAACATATAAACTGAATTacacataaacatataatatatagcTAAATATATAACATCCCCCGGCAGAAAGAAAATTCCCAATGAATTTTTGCATATGTGGAATTCATACCataatcaaataaaatacatgatCAATAATACCAATATATCTTTCTAACtttcataatattcaaaattctctcaactttcaatatataaaaacaaacaagtaacTGGTATGGATAATTTTGTGGAATAAGCATCTTGTAACAAATTGCAGAGTACTAcatgtatagaaaatatcttgtTCGTCATAAACGTGACAGTTAATATCATATGATAAAAATTACTATGAAATCACCAGAGACCTTACtcttattttgtagataaatgcTAAACGTGATAAAATATGCACACTTTCAAAGAGTCTCacacaaaaatacaatataagaccAGATCATAAAACTCTCATGCACTCTGAATTTCTCGTGAACCATACTATTCACAGCAATACTACTCAGGTTATTCGTGATTAACATATAAAAGTCACTGACAGGTATTCATACAATCTCATTTGGTTATCTATGCCTTACTATTCCAATTTCCATGTTTTGGGGGTATTAAACTTATTTCACTAACAATTCGCACTACAGAAAAAACAATgttcatttcttaaaataaagtgtagttttctttataaagttttgacAATACGATTAAGTCTTTAACTAATCCTTGCAACTTTCGAAATTACAAACAAAAGTTTTATACGATACGCAAAATcctatattcaaaatgaaaaaaaaaaccacaaaaaaaacccTTCTTTTAACTACATGTTCTAAAGTCAATGAATTTGCCTTTCAAAAGTAATTTAGGCTAACTGCCTTTAAATTCTAATAAAAgcttcattacaaaaaaaaacatgtttatcaaacaaaattattcatgttatcaataatcaatacaaaatattgcaatAATCATATATGTAAGTGATGCCGGAATGATATAATAAAACATCAATgcataataatacaaaatataataggGAACACACAATAAATGTTCACAATTCTCTTTTCTTTTGCCTGTTGGTcttcatttaccatgtttacggaTATTCAGTATAACGGATATCTTACTATGAGATAAATCTCACAAGTAAGTTTGCGAAAGAATAAAATACAGACGGCAAACACAGATCCTTGACAAATTATTAATATCATGAGTCGATGTTCCAAATTTCGATAAATGTTACGTTGTACATAGCTACTTCATTAAATTGTCATGAGATCAATCTCACAGACAAATAGCAACTTGTGAATATATACAGTTGTATTGCGCATGTAGCCATGAGAAAACTCTCACAGACAAATAGTCTacttgtgaatatatatatatacagttgtaTCGCGCATGTACTCATGAGATAAATCTAACGAGTATATAAATGGTGGACGCTAATTAAATAAAGATGATGCTATgacaataaaaatgtttaaatttttggcGGAGGTCGAGATTTTAATTTGGCCTTTGCTTTCGGTCCAAGCTGATGTTCTTGAAGCCACATAGCGTGTTGGGCTGGTTCACCAACTATATGAGCAAGATACGCTCTTTTTCCATTCATAATTTTGTGCGCTAGAAATCTTTTCACTTTTAACTGACTTGCAGACGTTGATTCGCTAGATACGTCAACCTCACTAAAATGAATGAAATTATTATCTTTGAACCTAGCGGGTAATTTCTTAGTGCGCTTTGGGCGAGACATGGCTGTACTATTTTCAACAATCAAAATATTGTCTGATTTTCTTGTATTATCAGAATCGGGAGTATTTTCAGATACATTGTCATAACTGGTGTACTGGTTGTCCTTAACAGGCGTATTATCCTCATCCATAGATGTATAATCTTGCACTTCAACATCGTCTAGTTTCGTATGAACAGGGTCCATAAAATATTTTGACGGATTTGGTTTTCTCACATACGCAGATTTCAGTCTATTGATATGCACTGGCTTTGAAAGAATTTTGTTCGTGTGTGGGTCCTTCAGGGTGTACATATGAGGGCTATTTACTGCAGAAATCACATATGGACCGGCAaatttattcttaaatttttgtcCTGACCCGGTTGGCTCTTTCAACAAATAAACATAGTCGTtttcattaaatgaaatatttgatattttgtcctTATTTACTCGGTCcatcattttaacttttgaattGATAGCATTTTTCTCGACTTCAGTAcgtataatgtttaatttttcacattgCTGTTTCAGATACGAATGACAATCTTTAGGTACAGACGAAAAGTCGGTGTCCTTAATATGTAGAGACAACGGAAATTGGGGTCTTTTCCCAAACACTATTTCAAAAGGCGAAAATCCAACACTTTGGTTTGGCGTATTGTTCATCGAAAATATTATTCCCGGTAATACGTCCTCCCATGGTTTTCCTTTTACAATAAACGGTGTTAGTCTTTCCGATAAAGTTCTGTGAGGTCTCTCACATGCTCCCAAACAATGATGAGCGAAGCTAGGGGTATATTCCTGAATAATATCCAATAAACGACAAACTTCTCGGAAACATTTACCAATAAATTCCGATCCTTGATCACTAACGATAGTTCGACAAACTCCAAATTGCGTGACTAATCTAAAAAGAGAATTTCCGACTGTTAACGGATCAGTGTTAGGTATCGGCTCTGCAAACATGTATTTACTAAATAAGTCAATTGCAGTAAAAatgtaagaattgccacttcGAGAGACAGGAACGGGTCCATATTGAAGGTCCATTTCCCAAACTTCAAATGGTGCACATGGCGTAGGAAATGACGTAATGGACGCTTTTGTTTTTAGAGTGGTATTTTTTCTGCTTTGACATTCATGACATGAACGAATATAATCAGTTACTTTTTCACTCAAATTCGGAAAATAGTACTGTTCTTGGATTAAATCAAGAGTATTTTGTATACCACAATGTCCACCTAATGTCGAATCATGATGTAATgcaattattgttttcaatgaaaTTTCCGGGACAACTAGCTGAAAATTATTCATTGTTTTTGCACGCACTGATTTCCTATTTCGTGTATGAAATAATATTCCATTGATCAagtgaaaatttggtattaatAAAAG from Mytilus edulis chromosome 7, xbMytEdul2.2, whole genome shotgun sequence encodes the following:
- the LOC139482323 gene encoding cytochrome c oxidase assembly protein COX18, mitochondrial-like isoform X2, with product MRMVFLKRSSQSIDHILNVQRIKWTQVGCRNMSAVLPCIAYQQKGFSFIQKNYQLNRCKYCYVNKFRYLSVFNEPRHLDGHNNPKFSKSLLNRNIFPGLAISNTRSFSQASWAYYTSTEFAPVRVASDYIISVHHYTGLPWWATIILSTILLRTCLTLPLFIVSQRNMARYAAVNQEMGEVAKTLRGEVFHYSRKHNLTQNESKMLLARNVRKQLKKKIEEHNCHPARGTLVVAVQFPAWIFMSYGIRNLCGFTISRRDDPTSIYEGFTSGGGILWLTDLTIPDPFFILPVMIGISNLLLTEMHLLSLQSKLEAEPLPMKLMKFFFRFVSIYLMYISSMLPSGLCVYWCTSSLYGVVQYMVIQQPKVRRALRIPKVNNESEKPMTDIIRMAKKKYLRIKD
- the LOC139482323 gene encoding cytochrome c oxidase assembly protein COX18, mitochondrial-like isoform X1 — its product is MLPSKQTKMRMVFLKRSSQSIDHILNVQRIKWTQVGCRNMSAVLPCIAYQQKGFSFIQKNYQLNRCKYCYVNKFRYLSVFNEPRHLDGHNNPKFSKSLLNRNIFPGLAISNTRSFSQASWAYYTSTEFAPVRVASDYIISVHHYTGLPWWATIILSTILLRTCLTLPLFIVSQRNMARYAAVNQEMGEVAKTLRGEVFHYSRKHNLTQNESKMLLARNVRKQLKKKIEEHNCHPARGTLVVAVQFPAWIFMSYGIRNLCGFTISRRDDPTSIYEGFTSGGGILWLTDLTIPDPFFILPVMIGISNLLLTEMHLLSLQSKLEAEPLPMKLMKFFFRFVSIYLMYISSMLPSGLCVYWCTSSLYGVVQYMVIQQPKVRRALRIPKVNNESEKPMTDIIRMAKKKYLRIKD